One genomic segment of Brachyhypopomus gauderio isolate BG-103 chromosome 19, BGAUD_0.2, whole genome shotgun sequence includes these proteins:
- the LOC143482574 gene encoding uncharacterized protein LOC143482574 isoform X2 gives MKTPVSLSTLKKTFSPSMKTPVSPSTVKTPVSPSTEKTPVSPSTVKTPASPSIEKTPVSPSTEKTPASPSTLKTPVSPSTLKTPVSPLTLKTPVSSSTENTPVSPSTEKTPVSPPIVKTPVSPSTLKTPVSPPTVKTPVSPSTLKTPVSPSTLKTPVSPLTLKTPVSSSTENTPVSPSTEKTPVSPSTEKTPVSPSTLKTPVSPLTLKTPVSSSTENTPVSPSTEKTPVSPSTEKTPVSPSTVKTPASPSIEKTPVSPSTEKTPASPSTLKTPVSPSTLKTPVSPLTLKTPVSSSTENTPVSPSTEKTPVSPPIVKTPVSPSTLKTPVSPPTVKTPVSPSTLKTPVSPSTLKTPVSPLTLKTPVSSSTENTPVSPSTEKTPVSPSTEKTPVSPSTLKTPVSPLTLKTPVSSSTENTPVSPSTEKTPVSPSTEKTPVSPSTEKTPASPSIEKTPVSPSTEKTPASPSTLKTPVSPSTLKTPVSPLTLKTPVSSSTENTPVSPSTEKTPVSPPIVKTPVSPSTLKTPVSPPTVKTPVSPSTLKTPVSPSTLKTPVSPLTLKTPVSSSTENTPVSPSTEKTPVSPSTEKTPVSPSTLKTPVSPLTLKTPVSSSTENTPVSPSTEKTPVSPSTEKTPVSPSTVKTPASPSIEKTPVSPSTEKTPASPSTLKTPVSPSTLKTPVSPLTLKTPVSSSTENTPVSPSTEKTPVSPPIVKTPVSPSTLKTPVSPPTVKTPVSPSTLKTPVSPSTLKTPVSPLTLKTPVSSSTENTPVSPSTEKTPVSPPTVKTPVSPSTLKTPVSPPTVKTPVSPSTLKTPVSPSTLKTPVSPSTLKTPVSPPTVKTPVSASTLKTPVSPSTLKTPVSPSTLKTPVSPLTLKTPVSSSTENTPVSPSTENTPVSPSTKHQCHHQQRKHQPHHQQRKHQCHHQQRKHQPNHKY, from the coding sequence ATGAAAACACCAGTCTCACTATCAACACTGAAAAAAACATTCTCACCATCAATGaaaacaccagtctcaccatcaacagtgaaaacaccagtctcaccatcaacagagaaaacaccagtctcaccatCAACAGTGAAAACACCAGCCTCACCATCAATAGAGaaaacaccagtctcaccatCAACAGAGAAAACACCAGCCTCACCATCAACACTGaaaacaccagtctcaccatcaacactaaaaacaccagtctcaccattaacactgaaaacaccagtctcatcatcaacagagaacacaccagtctcaccatcaacagagaaaacaccagtctcaccaCCAATAGTGaaaacaccagtctcaccatcaacactgaaaacaccagtctcaccaCCAACAGTGaaaacaccagtctcaccatcaacactgaaaacaccagtctcaccatcaacactaaaaacaccagtctcaccattaacactgaaaacaccagtctcatcatcaacagagaacacaccagtctcaccatcaacagagaaaacaccagtctcaccatcaacagagaaaacaccagtctcaccatcaacactaaaaacaccagtctcaccattaacactgaaaacaccagtctcatcatcaacagagaacacaccagtctcaccatcaacagagaaaacaccagtctcaccatcaacagagaaaacaccagtctcaccatCAACAGTGAAAACACCCGCCTCACCATCAATAGAGaaaacaccagtctcaccatCAACAGAGAAAACACCAGCCTCACCATCAACACTGaaaacaccagtctcaccatcaacactaaaaacaccagtctcaccattaacactgaaaacaccagtctcatcatcaacagagaacacaccagtctcaccatcaacagagaaaacaccagtctcaccaCCAATAGTGaaaacaccagtctcaccatcaacactgaaaacaccagtctcaccaCCAACAGTGaaaacaccagtctcaccatcaacactgaaaacaccagtctcaccatcaacactaaaaacaccagtctcaccattaacactgaaaacaccagtctcatcatcaacagagaacacaccagtctcaccatcaacagagaaaacaccagtctcaccatcaacagagaaaacaccagtctcaccatcaacactaaaaacaccagtctcaccattaacactgaaaacaccagtctcatcatcaacagagaacacaccagtctcaccatcaacagagaaaacaccagtctcaccatcaacagagaaaacaccagtctcaccatCAACAGAGAAAACACCAGCCTCACCATCAATAGAGaaaacaccagtctcaccatCAACAGAGAAAACACCAGCCTCACCATCAACACTGaaaacaccagtctcaccatcaacactaaaaacaccagtctcaccattaacactgaaaacaccagtctcatcatcaacagagaacacaccagtctcaccatcaacagagaaaacaccagtctcaccaCCAATAGTGaaaacaccagtctcaccatcaacactgaaaacaccagtctcaccaCCAACAGTGaaaacaccagtctcaccatcaacactgaaaacaccagtctcaccatcaacactaaaaacaccagtctcaccattaacactgaaaacaccagtctcatcatcaacagagaacacaccagtctcaccatcaacagagaaaacaccagtctcaccatcaacagagaaaacaccagtctcaccatcaacactaaaaacaccagtctcaccattaacactgaaaacaccagtctcatcatcaacagagaacacaccagtctcaccatcaacagagaaaacaccagtctcaccatcaacagagaaaacaccagtctcaccatCAACAGTGAAAACACCAGCCTCACCATCAATAGAGaaaacaccagtctcaccatCAACAGAGAAAACACCAGCCTCACCATCAACACTAaaaacaccagtctcaccatcaacactaaaaacaccagtctcaccattaacactgaaaacaccagtctcatcatcaacagagaacacaccagtctcaccatcaacagagaaaacaccagtctcaccaCCAATAGTGaaaacaccagtctcaccatcaacactgaaaacaccagtctcaccaCCAACAGTGaaaacaccagtctcaccatcaacactgaaaacaccagtctcaccatcaacactaaaaacaccagtctcaccattaacactgaaaacaccagtctcatcatcaacagagaacacaccagtctcaccatcaacagagaaaacaccagtctcaccaCCAACAGTGaaaacaccagtctcaccatcaacactgaaaacaccagtctcaccaCCAACAGTGaaaacaccagtctcaccatcaacactgaaaacaccagtctcaccatcaacgctgaaaacaccagtctcaccatcaacactgaaaacaccagtctcaccaCCAACAGTGAAAACACCAGTCTCAGCATCAACACTGaaaacaccagtctcaccatcaacactgaaaacaccagtctcaccatcaacactaaaaacaccagtctcaccattaacactgaaaacaccagtctcatcatcaacagagaacacaccagtctcaccatcaacagagaacacaccagtcTCACCATCAACAAAACACCAGTGTCACCACCAACAGAGAAAACACCAGCCTCACCATCAACAGAGAAAACACCAGTGTCACCACCAACAGAGAAAACACCAGCCTAATCATAAGTATTGA
- the LOC143482574 gene encoding uncharacterized protein LOC143482574 isoform X1, with translation MRRGPGAGDQREIGEREQMRDGENHSGRVRQDLVLRQKQRQSLSENHHYENTSLTINTEKNILTINENTSLTINSENTSLTINRENTSLTINSENTSLTINRENTSLTINRENTSLTINTENTSLTINTKNTSLTINTENTSLIINREHTSLTINRENTSLTTNSENTSLTINTENTSLTTNSENTSLTINTENTSLTINTKNTSLTINTENTSLIINREHTSLTINRENTSLTINRENTSLTINTKNTSLTINTENTSLIINREHTSLTINRENTSLTINRENTSLTINSENTRLTINRENTSLTINRENTSLTINTENTSLTINTKNTSLTINTENTSLIINREHTSLTINRENTSLTTNSENTSLTINTENTSLTTNSENTSLTINTENTSLTINTKNTSLTINTENTSLIINREHTSLTINRENTSLTINRENTSLTINTKNTSLTINTENTSLIINREHTSLTINRENTSLTINRENTSLTINRENTSLTINRENTSLTINRENTSLTINTENTSLTINTKNTSLTINTENTSLIINREHTSLTINRENTSLTTNSENTSLTINTENTSLTTNSENTSLTINTENTSLTINTKNTSLTINTENTSLIINREHTSLTINRENTSLTINRENTSLTINTKNTSLTINTENTSLIINREHTSLTINRENTSLTINRENTSLTINSENTSLTINRENTSLTINRENTSLTINTKNTSLTINTKNTSLTINTENTSLIINREHTSLTINRENTSLTTNSENTSLTINTENTSLTTNSENTSLTINTENTSLTINTKNTSLTINTENTSLIINREHTSLTINRENTSLTTNSENTSLTINTENTSLTTNSENTSLTINTENTSLTINAENTSLTINTENTSLTTNSENTSLSINTENTSLTINTENTSLTINTKNTSLTINTENTSLIINREHTSLTINREHTSLTINKTPVSPPTEKTPASPSTEKTPVSPPTEKTPA, from the coding sequence TGAAAACCATCACTATGAAAACACCAGTCTCACTATCAACACTGAAAAAAACATTCTCACCATCAATGaaaacaccagtctcaccatcaacagtgaaaacaccagtctcaccatcaacagagaaaacaccagtctcaccatCAACAGTGAAAACACCAGCCTCACCATCAATAGAGaaaacaccagtctcaccatCAACAGAGAAAACACCAGCCTCACCATCAACACTGaaaacaccagtctcaccatcaacactaaaaacaccagtctcaccattaacactgaaaacaccagtctcatcatcaacagagaacacaccagtctcaccatcaacagagaaaacaccagtctcaccaCCAATAGTGaaaacaccagtctcaccatcaacactgaaaacaccagtctcaccaCCAACAGTGaaaacaccagtctcaccatcaacactgaaaacaccagtctcaccatcaacactaaaaacaccagtctcaccattaacactgaaaacaccagtctcatcatcaacagagaacacaccagtctcaccatcaacagagaaaacaccagtctcaccatcaacagagaaaacaccagtctcaccatcaacactaaaaacaccagtctcaccattaacactgaaaacaccagtctcatcatcaacagagaacacaccagtctcaccatcaacagagaaaacaccagtctcaccatcaacagagaaaacaccagtctcaccatCAACAGTGAAAACACCCGCCTCACCATCAATAGAGaaaacaccagtctcaccatCAACAGAGAAAACACCAGCCTCACCATCAACACTGaaaacaccagtctcaccatcaacactaaaaacaccagtctcaccattaacactgaaaacaccagtctcatcatcaacagagaacacaccagtctcaccatcaacagagaaaacaccagtctcaccaCCAATAGTGaaaacaccagtctcaccatcaacactgaaaacaccagtctcaccaCCAACAGTGaaaacaccagtctcaccatcaacactgaaaacaccagtctcaccatcaacactaaaaacaccagtctcaccattaacactgaaaacaccagtctcatcatcaacagagaacacaccagtctcaccatcaacagagaaaacaccagtctcaccatcaacagagaaaacaccagtctcaccatcaacactaaaaacaccagtctcaccattaacactgaaaacaccagtctcatcatcaacagagaacacaccagtctcaccatcaacagagaaaacaccagtctcaccatcaacagagaaaacaccagtctcaccatCAACAGAGAAAACACCAGCCTCACCATCAATAGAGaaaacaccagtctcaccatCAACAGAGAAAACACCAGCCTCACCATCAACACTGaaaacaccagtctcaccatcaacactaaaaacaccagtctcaccattaacactgaaaacaccagtctcatcatcaacagagaacacaccagtctcaccatcaacagagaaaacaccagtctcaccaCCAATAGTGaaaacaccagtctcaccatcaacactgaaaacaccagtctcaccaCCAACAGTGaaaacaccagtctcaccatcaacactgaaaacaccagtctcaccatcaacactaaaaacaccagtctcaccattaacactgaaaacaccagtctcatcatcaacagagaacacaccagtctcaccatcaacagagaaaacaccagtctcaccatcaacagagaaaacaccagtctcaccatcaacactaaaaacaccagtctcaccattaacactgaaaacaccagtctcatcatcaacagagaacacaccagtctcaccatcaacagagaaaacaccagtctcaccatcaacagagaaaacaccagtctcaccatCAACAGTGAAAACACCAGCCTCACCATCAATAGAGaaaacaccagtctcaccatCAACAGAGAAAACACCAGCCTCACCATCAACACTAaaaacaccagtctcaccatcaacactaaaaacaccagtctcaccattaacactgaaaacaccagtctcatcatcaacagagaacacaccagtctcaccatcaacagagaaaacaccagtctcaccaCCAATAGTGaaaacaccagtctcaccatcaacactgaaaacaccagtctcaccaCCAACAGTGaaaacaccagtctcaccatcaacactgaaaacaccagtctcaccatcaacactaaaaacaccagtctcaccattaacactgaaaacaccagtctcatcatcaacagagaacacaccagtctcaccatcaacagagaaaacaccagtctcaccaCCAACAGTGaaaacaccagtctcaccatcaacactgaaaacaccagtctcaccaCCAACAGTGaaaacaccagtctcaccatcaacactgaaaacaccagtctcaccatcaacgctgaaaacaccagtctcaccatcaacactgaaaacaccagtctcaccaCCAACAGTGAAAACACCAGTCTCAGCATCAACACTGaaaacaccagtctcaccatcaacactgaaaacaccagtctcaccatcaacactaaaaacaccagtctcaccattaacactgaaaacaccagtctcatcatcaacagagaacacaccagtctcaccatcaacagagaacacaccagtcTCACCATCAACAAAACACCAGTGTCACCACCAACAGAGAAAACACCAGCCTCACCATCAACAGAGAAAACACCAGTGTCACCACCAACAGAGAAAACACCAGCCTAA